A window from Litoribacterium kuwaitense encodes these proteins:
- a CDS encoding acyl CoA:acetate/3-ketoacid CoA transferase, with protein sequence MSNPFITVDEIPRLINDGDTITTVGMTLASAAETILKKIERSFLEDGHPRDLTLVHSAGQSDRQNGIQHFAHEGLVTKLIGSHWGLQPKWMDMITNNKVDAYCLPQGQIAQLYRSMACGLPGKMSKVGLGTFIDPRVEGGKMNERTRELEDISEIMEYDNEEYMFYKKIPLDVCIIRGTTADEMGNISMEEEAMKLEVLPAVLATKRFGGKVIVQVKRTAKAGSLHPKSVVVPGVFVDAIVICEDPIHDHRQTSSWYYDPSYSGDLRAPSSSVQPLDLNIRKFIGRRAMLEIQKGDVINLGTGIPNDVIGNIANEENVSDQCMITVESGIYGGVQAGGVDFGIGQNVYAMISHDQQMDYYNGAGVDVTFMGAGELDREGNVNATKMGHLCTGAGGFIDITQNAKKVVFCATFSTGGTKVSFENNQVHIEQHGTIKKMVSTVSQISFNGKLAREKGQEVYFVTERAVFKLVKEGVMLIEIAPGVDLEEDILDQMAFRPLISEDVKLMDTRLFSEGKFGLKDMIL encoded by the coding sequence GTGAGCAATCCATTTATAACGGTTGATGAAATTCCTAGACTTATTAACGACGGCGATACAATTACAACAGTAGGAATGACACTTGCTAGTGCTGCAGAAACTATCTTAAAGAAAATTGAGCGTAGCTTTTTGGAAGATGGTCACCCTAGAGATTTAACCTTAGTTCACTCGGCAGGCCAAAGCGATCGACAAAACGGCATTCAGCACTTTGCTCATGAAGGCTTAGTAACCAAACTGATCGGGTCCCACTGGGGGCTGCAACCAAAATGGATGGACATGATTACTAATAATAAAGTAGACGCTTATTGCCTGCCACAAGGGCAAATTGCTCAGCTCTATCGGTCGATGGCGTGCGGTCTTCCTGGGAAAATGAGTAAAGTTGGTTTAGGTACCTTCATTGACCCAAGAGTGGAAGGTGGAAAAATGAATGAGCGGACAAGGGAACTAGAGGACATCTCTGAAATCATGGAATACGACAATGAAGAATATATGTTCTATAAAAAAATTCCTTTAGATGTTTGTATCATTCGTGGAACAACCGCAGATGAGATGGGCAATATTTCAATGGAAGAAGAAGCGATGAAACTAGAAGTGTTGCCAGCCGTACTAGCGACGAAGCGGTTTGGTGGTAAGGTGATCGTGCAAGTAAAGCGCACTGCGAAAGCAGGAAGCCTTCACCCGAAAAGCGTTGTCGTACCGGGCGTGTTTGTAGATGCAATTGTCATTTGTGAAGACCCTATTCATGATCATAGGCAAACATCGTCATGGTATTATGATCCCTCTTATTCTGGTGACCTAAGAGCACCATCTAGTTCAGTTCAACCACTAGATTTAAACATTCGGAAATTTATAGGCCGCAGAGCAATGTTGGAAATACAAAAAGGCGACGTCATTAATTTAGGTACAGGCATTCCCAATGATGTCATAGGCAATATCGCAAATGAAGAAAACGTTTCCGATCAATGTATGATCACAGTTGAATCAGGAATCTATGGCGGTGTTCAGGCGGGTGGGGTCGATTTTGGCATTGGCCAGAATGTGTATGCAATGATCTCCCACGATCAACAAATGGATTATTATAACGGTGCTGGTGTCGATGTTACGTTTATGGGCGCAGGTGAACTTGATCGTGAAGGGAACGTCAATGCGACGAAAATGGGCCATTTATGTACAGGCGCTGGTGGCTTCATTGACATTACGCAAAACGCTAAAAAAGTTGTGTTTTGTGCCACATTTAGCACGGGCGGCACTAAAGTCAGCTTTGAAAACAATCAAGTCCATATAGAACAACATGGCACAATAAAGAAAATGGTTTCGACAGTCTCACAGATTTCGTTTAACGGCAAATTGGCAAGAGAAAAAGGACAGGAAGTCTATTTTGTTACAGAAAGAGCGGTTTTCAAGCTAGTGAAAGAAGGTGTCATGCTGATAGAAATTGCCCCTGGGGTCGATTTGGAAGAAGATATTTTAGACCAGATGGCGTTTCGCCCCCTCATCAGTGAAGACGTAAAATTAATGGATACAAGACTTTTCTCTGAAGGGAAATTTGGGCTTAAGGACATGATTTTATAA
- a CDS encoding class I adenylate-forming enzyme family protein, protein MISGNDFWSSLVQEKTTALSLGNGTCTTFKGMKSNMYNVLHDHVAHSPDKVGVVDDCGTSYTYKELLYLTDRLAAHLYGRHNVTKGKHIGVLLFNSVEFVISFLAAQKLGAIMIPYPVKYKEPEIRSLIEKSDCDLVIADRQFASWLENDQKKIPIIVSHPHGDCGYGLAHLDVEKQRILPQSNVSLEDPAIIMFTSGTTSESKGAVIRNINIQHAIHAYRHTLEIDEHDSTILAIPMYNVTGLIATLSLFLLTKGKVYLQRIFKVDRLLEELKKYNITFYHASPTIFTLMLNNKYKYSQLPYLKTLACGSGNMPIHKIKELKRWLPKMSFRTIYGLTETTSPATIFPQDASESQWIGSSGHPIPGMDVKIVDHEGNDNGFDQIGEIYVKGPNVIREYYQQKTNLFTKDHWLKTGDIGYISQAGYLFIKDRMKDMINRGGEKIFSYEVENAIYQIEGIREVAVIGISHDVYGEIPIAMLSLKKGYQMNGTQIKRALKYQLASYKIPEDYYIVKDICKTPNGKIDKKKLRIIVEQGGGTE, encoded by the coding sequence TTGATTTCAGGTAATGACTTTTGGAGCTCACTGGTGCAAGAAAAAACGACAGCATTGTCATTAGGCAATGGAACGTGTACGACTTTTAAGGGGATGAAAAGTAACATGTACAACGTTCTTCATGATCATGTAGCTCATTCTCCTGACAAAGTCGGTGTAGTAGATGACTGTGGCACTTCTTATACCTATAAGGAATTGCTCTATTTGACGGATCGTTTAGCAGCACACTTATATGGCCGTCATAACGTGACAAAAGGAAAGCATATCGGCGTACTACTGTTTAATTCAGTAGAATTTGTCATTTCCTTTCTTGCTGCGCAAAAGCTTGGGGCAATTATGATCCCCTATCCAGTGAAATACAAAGAGCCGGAAATAAGGTCACTTATTGAAAAAAGTGACTGTGATCTGGTCATTGCTGATAGACAATTTGCTTCTTGGTTGGAAAATGATCAAAAGAAGATTCCGATCATTGTGAGTCATCCGCACGGGGACTGCGGCTACGGCTTGGCACATTTGGATGTTGAAAAGCAGCGAATACTACCACAAAGCAATGTGTCGTTAGAAGATCCCGCGATCATTATGTTTACTTCGGGGACGACATCAGAGAGTAAAGGTGCTGTCATCCGAAATATCAATATTCAACACGCGATCCATGCGTACAGACACACGCTTGAGATCGACGAGCACGATTCCACGATTTTAGCGATACCGATGTATAATGTCACCGGCTTAATCGCTACGCTCTCTTTATTTTTACTAACGAAAGGTAAAGTTTATCTGCAAAGAATTTTTAAAGTAGATCGGCTGTTAGAAGAACTTAAAAAGTATAACATTACTTTTTATCATGCTTCACCTACCATCTTTACACTCATGCTAAATAATAAATATAAATATTCTCAACTGCCTTATTTGAAAACTCTGGCATGTGGAAGTGGCAATATGCCTATTCATAAGATCAAAGAATTAAAACGATGGTTACCAAAAATGTCCTTTAGAACGATATATGGTTTAACAGAAACTACGTCGCCAGCAACGATCTTCCCTCAGGATGCTTCTGAGAGTCAATGGATTGGTTCATCTGGACATCCTATTCCAGGAATGGATGTCAAAATCGTCGACCATGAAGGAAATGATAACGGTTTTGATCAAATTGGAGAAATTTACGTGAAAGGCCCAAATGTCATTCGTGAATATTACCAGCAAAAAACAAACCTCTTTACAAAAGATCATTGGTTAAAAACAGGAGATATTGGCTACATCAGTCAAGCAGGGTATTTGTTTATTAAAGACCGAATGAAAGACATGATCAACAGGGGTGGCGAAAAAATTTTCAGCTATGAAGTTGAAAACGCGATCTATCAAATCGAGGGCATTCGTGAAGTAGCTGTCATCGGGATTTCACATGATGTTTATGGTGAGATTCCCATTGCAATGCTTTCCTTAAAAAAAGGTTATCAAATGAATGGAACACAAATAAAAAGAGCACTAAAATATCAATTGGCTAGTTATAAAATTCCAGAAGACTACTACATCGTCAAGGACATATGTAAAACACCTAATGGAAAAATAGATAAAAAGAAGCTCAGAATCATAGTTGAGCAGGGAGGGGGAACAGAGTGA